The following coding sequences lie in one Myxococcus xanthus genomic window:
- a CDS encoding non-ribosomal peptide synthetase: MSDLLKKLAGLSPEKREAVLKKLRQQNVVAAPKEEARTPGIPRVSREQPLPLSFPQRRLWFLDQFEPGTPAYNIPEFVRLTGPLHVPSLERALNEVIRRHEVLRTTFVAKDGEPQQRILPELMLSLGVLDLSYLPGPKREPLCEELALQLAGTSFDLAVGPLLHAKLVRMGDEDHVLLLVVHHIVSDGWSTGIFVQELTALYAAFSQDKPSPLPELPLQYADFAAWQQQWMQGDVLASQLDYWRQQLEGSESALKLPTDRPRPRVRTYAGGKRSFQVDPAVAQQLKTLGTQEKASLYMVLLAALQTLLHRYTREPRISVGTYIANRNRTEVEPLIGFFLNTLVMRTELEGNPTFRELLRRVVDVTLGAYGHQDIPFEKLLEELAPSRDTSHSPFFQVMLVLQNTPTPPAELGALRMESFSVSGEAFAQFDLTLWFSEEAGGLQGIWEYNRDLFYASTVERMVAHFQTLLAGIAANPAQRLIELPVLPAIERQRILRDWNQARLDVPPGTCLHHLIEAHAARTPDAIAVTDPERRLTYAQLNAKANQLAHHLRSVGVGPERITGIFLDRSVDMVVAVLAVLKAGGAYVPLDPSYPPERTALMLADSRPAVLITRQGLASLLSAPLPPVVAIDTDADAIAAMPTTTPEGGASPEHLAYVVYTSGSTGRPKGVMISHRSFANAYLAWERDYRLPELRAHLQMASFSFDVFSGDLARALGSGKTLVLCPRDWLLEPEKLYGLMQREQVDSGEFVPAVVRLLMGYLQEHQLRLDFMRLLIVGSDTWDMREYHQLRGLCGPDTRLVSSYGLSEATIDSTYFEQPEPTPSEQIVPIGRPFANSQMYLLDSAMQPVPIGIPGELFVGGDGLARGYWGQANLTAERFVPNLFSATPGARLYRTGDLARYTEDGTLAFIGRNDTQVKIRGHRIELDEIKAKLLEHSAVQGVELLVYEDAGNKQLVAYLTLTAPDVATADDLRQHLKKHLPPYMVPAAFVILAAFPLTPNGKVDRKALPAPESVRRDAQDGFVAPRDEVETRLAAIWEELLAVRPIGVHDNFFDQGGHSLLAVRLMVRIREQFGRALPLSVLFQNPALEQLAKALHEEASPAPWSPLVTLQPGAERPALFCVPGAGGNAVYLRELAQALGPTLPVHAFQARGLNGRAEPHRSVEEMAACYVEALKQVQPQGPYHLLGHSFGSWVAFEMAQQLRKQGESIAFLGILNTTVPVHEAPPSEAPPFDDADWMASVASTAGRLYGVDLGISAETLRPLSPEARHEHLTRRLVQAGLLPDGADSQQVQGFIEVYKAAYEIDYVPRDTLPIPVALFRAQERHEEDGIVPESFADDPSWGWGRHASTAVTPVTVPGDHMTMLAAPHVQVLAEHVRQGLFRAGAIR; encoded by the coding sequence ATGAGTGACCTGCTCAAGAAGCTCGCGGGCCTCTCCCCGGAGAAGCGCGAGGCGGTGCTCAAGAAGCTGCGACAGCAGAACGTGGTCGCCGCGCCGAAGGAAGAGGCACGCACGCCCGGCATCCCGCGCGTCTCACGGGAGCAGCCGCTGCCGCTCTCCTTCCCGCAGCGCCGACTCTGGTTCCTGGACCAGTTCGAGCCCGGGACGCCCGCCTACAACATCCCGGAGTTCGTACGCCTCACCGGACCGCTCCACGTCCCATCCCTGGAGCGTGCGCTGAACGAGGTCATCCGGCGCCATGAGGTGCTGCGCACGACCTTCGTCGCGAAGGACGGCGAACCCCAGCAGCGCATCCTCCCGGAGCTGATGCTGTCGCTGGGCGTGCTGGACCTAAGCTACCTGCCAGGCCCCAAGCGCGAGCCCCTGTGCGAGGAACTGGCGCTCCAACTCGCGGGGACGTCCTTCGACCTCGCGGTGGGGCCGCTGCTCCACGCGAAGCTGGTGCGCATGGGCGACGAGGACCATGTCCTCCTGCTCGTCGTGCACCACATCGTGTCGGATGGCTGGTCCACCGGCATCTTCGTCCAGGAGCTGACGGCGCTTTATGCCGCCTTCTCTCAGGACAAGCCGTCACCGCTGCCGGAGCTCCCGCTCCAGTACGCGGACTTCGCGGCATGGCAGCAGCAATGGATGCAGGGCGACGTGCTGGCGTCGCAGCTCGACTACTGGCGCCAGCAGCTCGAAGGGAGCGAGAGCGCGCTCAAGCTGCCCACCGACAGGCCGCGCCCGCGCGTGCGCACCTACGCGGGCGGCAAGCGGAGCTTCCAGGTGGACCCGGCGGTGGCCCAGCAACTGAAGACGCTGGGGACACAGGAGAAGGCGTCGCTCTACATGGTGCTGCTGGCGGCGCTCCAGACGCTGCTCCACCGCTACACGCGCGAGCCGCGCATCAGCGTCGGCACGTACATCGCGAACCGGAACCGGACGGAGGTGGAGCCCCTCATCGGCTTCTTCCTCAACACGCTCGTCATGCGCACGGAGCTCGAAGGCAATCCCACCTTCCGGGAGCTGCTGCGGCGCGTGGTGGACGTGACGCTGGGCGCCTACGGGCACCAGGACATCCCCTTCGAGAAGCTGCTGGAGGAGCTGGCGCCGTCGCGCGACACCAGCCACTCCCCCTTCTTCCAGGTGATGCTGGTGCTCCAGAACACGCCCACGCCGCCAGCCGAGCTGGGCGCGCTCCGGATGGAGTCCTTCAGCGTCTCGGGTGAAGCCTTCGCGCAGTTCGACCTGACGCTGTGGTTCTCCGAGGAGGCCGGTGGCCTGCAAGGCATCTGGGAATACAACCGGGACCTCTTCTACGCCTCCACCGTCGAGCGGATGGTCGCCCACTTCCAGACGCTGCTCGCGGGCATCGCCGCGAACCCGGCCCAGCGGCTCATCGAACTGCCGGTGCTCCCGGCGATTGAGCGTCAGCGCATCTTGCGGGATTGGAACCAGGCCAGGCTCGACGTGCCGCCGGGCACCTGCCTCCATCACCTCATCGAGGCGCACGCCGCGCGCACGCCCGACGCCATCGCCGTCACCGACCCCGAGCGCCGGCTCACCTACGCGCAGCTGAACGCGAAGGCCAACCAACTGGCGCACCACCTGCGCTCCGTGGGTGTGGGCCCCGAGCGAATCACCGGCATCTTCCTGGACCGCTCCGTGGACATGGTGGTCGCGGTGCTCGCCGTGCTCAAGGCGGGCGGCGCCTACGTGCCGCTGGACCCGTCGTATCCGCCGGAGCGCACGGCGTTGATGCTCGCGGACAGCCGGCCCGCGGTGCTCATCACCCGACAGGGGCTGGCGTCCCTCCTGTCCGCGCCGCTGCCACCCGTGGTGGCCATCGACACGGACGCGGACGCCATCGCCGCGATGCCCACGACGACGCCTGAAGGCGGCGCGAGCCCCGAGCACCTCGCCTACGTCGTCTACACGTCAGGATCCACGGGCCGCCCCAAGGGCGTGATGATTTCGCACCGGAGCTTCGCCAACGCCTACCTCGCCTGGGAGCGCGATTACCGGCTGCCGGAGCTGCGCGCCCACCTGCAGATGGCGAGCTTCTCCTTCGACGTGTTCTCCGGCGACCTCGCCCGGGCGCTCGGTTCGGGGAAGACGTTGGTCCTCTGCCCGCGCGACTGGCTGCTCGAGCCCGAAAAGCTCTACGGCTTGATGCAGCGCGAGCAGGTAGACAGCGGCGAGTTCGTCCCCGCCGTGGTCCGGCTGCTGATGGGGTACCTCCAGGAGCACCAGCTCCGGCTGGACTTCATGCGCCTGCTCATCGTCGGCTCGGACACCTGGGACATGCGCGAGTACCACCAGCTCCGCGGCCTGTGCGGCCCGGACACGCGGCTGGTGAGTTCCTACGGCCTGAGCGAAGCCACCATCGACAGCACGTACTTCGAACAGCCGGAGCCCACGCCCAGCGAGCAGATCGTCCCCATTGGCCGGCCCTTTGCCAACTCGCAGATGTACCTGCTGGACAGCGCGATGCAGCCAGTGCCCATCGGCATTCCAGGGGAACTCTTCGTGGGCGGCGACGGGCTCGCTCGTGGCTACTGGGGCCAGGCGAACCTGACCGCCGAGCGCTTCGTGCCCAATCTGTTCAGCGCCACACCGGGCGCGCGCCTGTACCGCACAGGCGACCTGGCCCGCTACACGGAGGACGGCACCCTCGCCTTCATCGGCCGCAACGACACGCAGGTGAAGATTCGCGGCCACCGCATCGAGCTGGATGAAATCAAGGCGAAGCTGCTGGAGCACTCCGCGGTCCAGGGCGTGGAGCTGCTCGTCTACGAGGACGCGGGCAACAAGCAGCTCGTCGCCTACCTCACGCTCACGGCACCCGACGTGGCCACGGCCGATGACTTGCGGCAGCACCTCAAGAAGCACCTGCCGCCGTACATGGTGCCCGCCGCCTTCGTCATCCTGGCCGCCTTCCCGCTGACCCCCAACGGCAAGGTGGACCGCAAGGCCCTGCCCGCGCCGGAGAGCGTCCGCCGCGACGCGCAGGACGGCTTCGTCGCCCCGCGCGACGAGGTGGAGACCCGGCTCGCCGCCATCTGGGAGGAGTTGCTGGCAGTGCGCCCCATTGGCGTGCACGACAACTTCTTCGACCAGGGAGGCCATTCACTCCTGGCCGTCCGGCTGATGGTGCGCATCCGCGAGCAGTTCGGCCGCGCCCTTCCGCTGTCGGTCCTCTTCCAGAACCCCGCGTTGGAGCAGCTCGCGAAGGCGCTTCACGAAGAGGCCTCGCCCGCGCCGTGGTCGCCGCTGGTGACGCTCCAGCCGGGAGCCGAACGCCCCGCCCTGTTCTGCGTCCCGGGCGCCGGTGGCAACGCCGTCTACCTCCGCGAGCTGGCCCAGGCGCTGGGCCCCACCCTGCCGGTGCATGCCTTCCAGGCACGCGGGCTCAATGGACGCGCGGAGCCGCACCGCTCCGTCGAGGAGATGGCCGCGTGCTACGTCGAAGCACTCAAGCAGGTACAGCCCCAGGGGCCGTACCACCTGCTGGGCCACTCCTTCGGCAGCTGGGTCGCCTTCGAGATGGCGCAGCAGCTCCGGAAGCAGGGCGAATCGATTGCATTCCTGGGCATCCTCAACACCACCGTCCCCGTGCACGAAGCACCGCCGAGCGAGGCGCCCCCGTTCGACGACGCGGACTGGATGGCCTCCGTCGCGAGCACGGCGGGCCGTCTCTATGGCGTGGACCTGGGCATCTCCGCCGAGACACTCCGGCCGCTGTCCCCCGAAGCGCGCCATGAGCACCTGACGCGCAGGCTGGTCCAAGCGGGCCTCCTCCCCGACGGCGCGGACAGCCAGCAGGTCCAGGGCTTCATCGAGGTCTACAAGGCCGCGTACGAGATTGACTACGTCCCCCGGGACACGCTCCCCATTCCTGTCGCCCTCTTCCGGGCCCAGGAGCGGCACGAGGAAGACGGCATCGTCCCCGAGTCCTTCGCGGACGACCCGAGCTGGGGCTGGGGCCGCCACGCCTCCACGGCCGTCACGCCCGTGACGGTGCCGGGAGACCACATGACGATGCTGGCCGCGCCGCACGTCCAGGTGCTGGCGGAGCACGTGCGCCAGGGCCTCTTCCGAGCCGGAGCCATTCGATGA
- a CDS encoding MFS transporter, whose protein sequence is MTAPPSIPMKSAVVIWLGQVLSLLGSGLTSFALGVWTYKTTGDVTQYALVMLSATLPAILLGPVAGALVDRWNRRWVLVLSDAAAGLSSLVLALLLFNGLLQPWHAYVTTAVVSSASAFQQPAFAVLVSTVVPQQHLGRANGLVQVGLAFSQLVAPMLSATLMELIELKGILLIDATTLVLGALPMLLARIPREHLVSSSGEERVPLFEAIRAGGAYLRATPGLLALIGFLAASNFLTGTVEVLVTPLVLSFADVRTLGALTTAGGVGMLAGSLVISAWGGPKRLVNGLLGFQLTCGLALICVGLATSVPVLAGVAFAFFFGLPIINGSSQTLLQRIVPLALRGRVFAFTSTITGAMLPLAYTIAGPLADHAFEPAMASGGKLVPLLGAFVGEGPGRGIALMFLIAGALAVLMTLLSTLYRPLRELEAPPLDAPAAKPAVSP, encoded by the coding sequence ATGACGGCGCCGCCGTCCATCCCCATGAAGTCCGCCGTCGTCATCTGGCTGGGACAGGTCCTGTCACTGCTGGGCTCGGGGCTGACGAGCTTCGCGCTCGGCGTCTGGACGTACAAGACGACGGGCGACGTGACGCAGTACGCGTTGGTCATGCTCTCCGCGACGCTGCCCGCCATCCTGCTCGGGCCAGTGGCCGGAGCGCTCGTGGACCGCTGGAACCGCCGCTGGGTGCTGGTGCTCAGCGACGCGGCCGCCGGCCTGTCGAGCCTCGTGCTGGCGCTGTTGCTGTTCAATGGCTTGCTCCAGCCCTGGCACGCATACGTCACGACCGCCGTGGTGTCGTCGGCCAGCGCGTTCCAGCAGCCGGCCTTCGCCGTGCTCGTCTCCACGGTGGTGCCACAGCAGCACCTGGGACGGGCCAACGGACTGGTGCAGGTCGGGCTCGCGTTCTCCCAGTTGGTGGCCCCCATGTTGAGCGCCACCCTGATGGAGCTGATTGAACTCAAGGGCATCCTGCTCATCGACGCGACGACGCTCGTGCTCGGCGCGCTGCCCATGCTCCTGGCGCGAATCCCCCGGGAGCACCTCGTGTCGTCTTCCGGCGAGGAGCGGGTGCCGCTGTTCGAGGCGATTCGGGCTGGCGGTGCCTACCTGCGCGCCACCCCAGGACTCCTCGCGCTCATTGGCTTCCTCGCGGCCAGCAACTTCCTGACCGGCACGGTCGAGGTCCTCGTCACGCCGCTGGTCTTGTCCTTCGCGGACGTGCGCACCCTGGGCGCGCTCACCACCGCGGGTGGCGTGGGCATGTTGGCGGGCAGCCTGGTCATCAGCGCCTGGGGCGGACCCAAGCGACTGGTGAATGGCTTGCTCGGGTTCCAGCTCACCTGTGGACTCGCGCTCATCTGCGTCGGGCTGGCCACCTCCGTTCCCGTGCTGGCCGGTGTCGCCTTCGCGTTCTTCTTCGGCCTCCCCATCATCAACGGCTCCAGCCAGACGCTCCTCCAGCGCATCGTGCCCCTGGCGCTGCGCGGCCGTGTCTTCGCTTTCACCAGTACCATCACCGGGGCCATGTTGCCGCTGGCGTACACCATCGCCGGCCCCCTGGCGGACCACGCCTTCGAACCCGCCATGGCCTCGGGAGGAAAGCTCGTCCCCCTGCTGGGTGCGTTCGTCGGCGAGGGCCCGGGCCGAGGCATCGCCTTGATGTTCCTCATCGCGGGCGCGCTGGCGGTCCTCATGACGCTGCTGTCCACGCTCTACCGCCCGCTGCGCGAGTTGGAGGCGCCCCCACTGGATGCGCCTGCCGCCAAACCCGCGGTGAGCCCCTGA
- a CDS encoding fatty acyl-AMP ligase, whose translation MPSPSRSVQTLTDLLRWRASNQTEARAYTFLQDGEGRETTWTYGELDRQARAIAAALQEHKGAGERALLLYPPGLDYIAAFFGSLYAGVAAVPAYPPAQLQAVTRILSILQDAKPRFALTTREILESVNALADAYPVLKDIRWIATDALEEGLEDGWKRPAITGDTLAFLQYTSGSTSTPKGVMVLHRNLMSNEDMIRQGFSHDDHSSVCGWLPLYHDMGLIGTVLQPMYMGAHSVVMSPWSFLQRPIRWLNTITKYRATTSGGPNFAYALCTRKVKPEQLASLDLSSWRVAFNGAEPVRAETLAEFADTFAPAGFRREAFYPCYGLAEATLFVSGGITSELPRHLTVDSAALEQNRAVAAPPGPSARTLVSSGRSWGDSLIRIVNPETLVACAPGEVGEIWTAGPHVTHGYWGREETNAETFQARIQGSEEGPFLRTGDLGFMIDGELYVTGRIKDLIIVDGRNHYPQDLELTAESQHPALRPGCSVAFSVDHPEGERLVVLVEVSARFAPSERGDGAQTLDGSALQKTIRQAVAAAHSVDVHEVVLLQQGEVLKTSSGKVQRRACRAKYVEGSLQRWAA comes from the coding sequence GTGCCGAGTCCCAGCCGTTCCGTGCAGACCCTCACCGACCTGCTGCGCTGGCGCGCCTCGAATCAGACCGAGGCCCGCGCATATACGTTCCTCCAGGATGGTGAAGGACGGGAGACCACCTGGACCTATGGCGAGTTGGATCGCCAGGCCCGCGCCATTGCCGCGGCGCTGCAGGAGCACAAGGGCGCTGGCGAGCGAGCGCTGCTGCTGTATCCACCGGGGCTCGACTACATCGCGGCGTTCTTCGGCAGCCTGTACGCGGGCGTGGCCGCGGTGCCAGCCTATCCTCCCGCGCAGCTTCAGGCCGTCACGCGCATCCTCTCCATCCTCCAGGATGCGAAGCCGCGCTTCGCGCTCACCACGCGCGAAATCCTGGAGAGCGTGAACGCGCTGGCCGACGCCTACCCCGTCCTGAAGGACATCCGCTGGATTGCCACGGACGCACTGGAGGAAGGGCTGGAGGACGGCTGGAAGCGTCCCGCCATCACCGGCGACACGCTGGCCTTCCTCCAGTACACGTCAGGCTCCACGTCGACGCCCAAGGGCGTGATGGTGCTGCACCGGAACCTGATGTCCAACGAGGACATGATTCGTCAGGGCTTCAGCCACGACGACCATTCATCGGTGTGCGGTTGGCTGCCGCTGTACCACGACATGGGGCTCATCGGCACGGTGCTCCAGCCGATGTACATGGGCGCGCACTCCGTCGTGATGTCTCCGTGGTCTTTCCTGCAGCGCCCCATCCGCTGGCTGAACACCATCACGAAGTACCGTGCGACGACGAGCGGCGGGCCCAACTTCGCCTACGCGCTCTGCACGCGAAAGGTGAAGCCGGAGCAGCTCGCTTCGCTGGACCTGAGTTCGTGGCGCGTCGCCTTCAATGGCGCGGAGCCCGTGCGGGCGGAGACGCTGGCGGAGTTCGCGGACACCTTCGCGCCCGCCGGCTTCCGCCGGGAGGCCTTCTACCCCTGCTACGGCCTCGCGGAGGCGACGCTCTTCGTGTCGGGAGGCATCACCTCCGAGCTGCCACGCCACCTCACCGTGGATTCGGCGGCGCTCGAGCAGAACCGCGCCGTGGCCGCCCCGCCGGGCCCGTCCGCGCGGACGCTCGTCAGCTCCGGGCGGAGCTGGGGTGACAGCCTCATCCGCATCGTGAATCCAGAGACGCTGGTGGCGTGCGCTCCGGGCGAGGTGGGCGAAATCTGGACGGCCGGGCCCCACGTCACCCACGGCTACTGGGGACGCGAGGAGACGAACGCGGAGACCTTCCAGGCGCGCATCCAGGGCAGCGAGGAAGGTCCCTTCCTGCGTACCGGTGACCTGGGCTTCATGATTGACGGCGAGCTGTATGTCACCGGCCGCATCAAGGACCTCATCATCGTCGACGGCCGGAACCACTACCCGCAGGACCTCGAGCTGACGGCCGAGAGCCAGCACCCGGCGCTCCGTCCTGGCTGCTCGGTGGCGTTCTCCGTCGACCATCCGGAGGGCGAGCGGCTGGTGGTGCTGGTGGAGGTCAGCGCCCGCTTCGCGCCGTCCGAACGGGGCGATGGCGCCCAGACCCTGGATGGGAGCGCGCTCCAGAAGACCATCCGTCAGGCAGTGGCCGCCGCGCACTCCGTGGACGTCCACGAGGTCGTCCTGCTCCAGCAGGGCGAGGTCCTCAAGACGTCCAGTGGCAAGGTCCAGCGGCGCGCCTGCCGGGCGAAGTACGTGGAGGGCAGCCTCCAGCGCTGGGCGGCGTAG
- a CDS encoding YnfA family protein: protein MHLLYAFGLFVVTAVAEVVGCYLPYLWLRQGKSPLLLVPAAGSLAVFAWLLTLHPTGAARTYAAYGGVYIAVALVWLWLVEGERPTTWDLVGALVAILGMAIIVLGPRR from the coding sequence GTGCATCTGCTGTACGCCTTCGGGCTCTTCGTCGTCACCGCGGTGGCCGAGGTGGTGGGCTGCTATCTGCCCTACCTATGGCTCCGACAGGGGAAGTCGCCACTGCTCCTCGTGCCCGCGGCGGGCAGCCTCGCCGTTTTCGCGTGGCTGCTGACGCTGCACCCGACGGGCGCGGCCCGCACCTATGCTGCCTACGGCGGGGTGTACATCGCCGTGGCGCTCGTCTGGCTGTGGCTCGTGGAAGGGGAGCGGCCCACGACGTGGGACCTCGTGGGCGCGCTCGTCGCCATCCTGGGGATGGCCATCATCGTGCTCGGACCTCGCAGGTAG
- a CDS encoding LysR family transcriptional regulator codes for MDDLKRMALFAEIARAGSLSAAARHLRISTSAVSQQLRILEESFGVILVRRSNRKLSLTDAGARFATHCREMVEVAERAREQLSLARDTPAGELRISLPLGLARYVAPALEPLLARHASLKLRLEADDGLVDLIDERIDLALRAGRMEDSSWVAQPLCHVHLGLCAAPGYLKKAGRPRTLEDLPEHAWLAVVADGRSLVFDLQGPSGTSRTVRVTPRVSSNNQLTLHQMCAAGLGITRCILADVEDELRQGRLEVLLPEWRLSPVQLWAVTPRRSGQPAKVRHAIDAIRTYLRQQPGVSA; via the coding sequence ATGGACGACCTGAAACGCATGGCGCTCTTCGCGGAGATCGCACGCGCGGGTTCGCTGAGCGCGGCGGCACGGCACCTCCGCATCAGCACCTCAGCGGTGAGTCAGCAGCTCCGAATCCTGGAGGAGTCCTTCGGCGTCATCCTGGTGCGGCGCTCAAACCGCAAATTGTCGCTCACGGATGCCGGTGCTCGGTTCGCCACCCACTGCCGTGAAATGGTGGAGGTGGCGGAGCGAGCCCGCGAGCAACTCTCGCTTGCCAGGGACACGCCCGCAGGCGAGCTGCGCATCTCCCTGCCGCTCGGATTGGCTCGCTACGTGGCGCCCGCGCTGGAGCCGCTGCTCGCCAGACACGCGTCTCTGAAACTTCGCCTCGAAGCGGATGATGGCCTGGTCGACCTCATTGATGAGCGCATCGACCTGGCGCTCCGGGCTGGCCGAATGGAGGACTCCTCCTGGGTAGCGCAGCCGCTCTGCCACGTTCACCTGGGACTCTGTGCAGCCCCGGGCTACCTGAAGAAGGCGGGGAGGCCACGCACGCTCGAGGACCTGCCTGAGCACGCGTGGCTCGCGGTCGTGGCGGACGGCCGGTCCCTGGTATTCGACCTCCAGGGCCCTTCCGGAACGAGCCGTACTGTCCGGGTGACGCCGCGGGTCTCCAGCAACAACCAGCTCACCCTCCACCAGATGTGTGCGGCGGGACTGGGCATCACGCGCTGCATCCTGGCGGACGTGGAAGACGAGCTGCGACAGGGACGGCTCGAAGTGCTCCTGCCCGAGTGGCGCCTCTCCCCCGTGCAGCTCTGGGCCGTCACGCCACGGCGCTCAGGACAGCCGGCCAAGGTGCGCCATGCCATCGACGCCATCCGCACGTACCTGCGGCAGCAGCCCGGCGTTTCCGCCTGA
- a CDS encoding SDR family oxidoreductase, which produces MTPQRIAVFGATGTVGSLLVDVLVKQGHQVRALSRKATARPDAEAVRFDFSQPSKLGAILEGVDAAYLLMPADSLNVIEYMGPVIRAAAERGVKVVFQSVMGVEANEADPYRQVELQLERSGVPYVILRPNWFSDNFHLMWSHDIRAGQLPLPAGTGETSFIDARDIAEAAAAALTTRQFDGQAFTLTGPQALSFANAAAVISRVTGRPLEYVALSEGAFILRMRDAGFDTPYAEMLAELFAAVREQWTATTTDGVQLLTGHAPRSFEQYAEERMKP; this is translated from the coding sequence ATGACACCACAACGAATCGCAGTCTTCGGAGCAACCGGTACCGTGGGTTCGCTCCTGGTTGATGTCCTCGTGAAGCAGGGGCACCAGGTCCGGGCACTGTCCCGCAAAGCCACCGCCCGTCCCGACGCTGAGGCCGTGCGCTTCGACTTCTCCCAGCCCAGCAAGCTTGGCGCCATTCTGGAGGGAGTGGACGCAGCCTATCTCCTCATGCCTGCGGACAGCCTGAACGTCATCGAATACATGGGCCCCGTCATCCGCGCGGCGGCCGAGCGTGGCGTGAAGGTGGTGTTCCAGTCCGTCATGGGCGTGGAGGCGAACGAGGCGGACCCGTATCGACAGGTCGAACTGCAACTGGAGCGTTCGGGCGTTCCCTACGTCATCCTTCGGCCCAACTGGTTCTCCGACAACTTCCACCTCATGTGGAGCCATGACATCCGCGCGGGACAGCTCCCGCTCCCGGCGGGTACTGGTGAGACGAGCTTCATCGACGCGCGCGACATCGCGGAAGCCGCCGCGGCGGCACTCACGACCCGGCAGTTCGACGGACAGGCCTTCACGCTCACCGGTCCCCAGGCGCTCAGCTTCGCCAACGCGGCCGCCGTCATCTCCCGCGTGACGGGCCGGCCGCTCGAATACGTCGCGCTCTCGGAAGGCGCCTTCATCCTGCGCATGCGCGATGCCGGCTTCGACACTCCGTATGCAGAGATGCTCGCCGAGCTCTTCGCCGCTGTGCGCGAGCAGTGGACCGCGACGACCACGGACGGGGTTCAGTTGCTGACCGGCCACGCGCCACGTTCATTCGAGCAATACGCCGAGGAGCGAATGAAGCCGTAG
- a CDS encoding HAD family hydrolase: MSLRPGGPTRLSLPVVAVLLLGWVLPLAALAQASTADPLPSWNEGPVKQALVGFVTRVTTEGSPDFVPERERIAVFDNDGTLWQEKPAVEGAFLVKRVREMAAKDPSLRRRQPFKAVLEGDVDTLMDGGEKTLMELVAATHADMTQEEFQAEVRQFLKTARHPKLGVPYTQLAYQPMLELLRYLRDHGFQTWISSGGGIDFMRVFSESLYGIPPQQVIGSSLEEKFETRDGQAVLWREPRVDHINDKAGKPVGNDLHVGRSPVLVAGNVRSGGDIAMLKASRLRHGPSFQLLINHDDARREFAYQEKDGASLRAAREGGWTVVSMRDDWKTVFAAPAPPR; this comes from the coding sequence ATGTCCTTGCGGCCCGGCGGTCCAACGCGTCTCTCCCTTCCTGTCGTGGCCGTGCTGCTGCTTGGGTGGGTCCTCCCGCTAGCGGCGTTGGCACAAGCCTCGACGGCCGACCCGCTTCCCTCCTGGAATGAAGGGCCGGTGAAGCAGGCGCTCGTCGGCTTCGTCACCCGGGTCACGACGGAGGGGAGCCCGGACTTCGTTCCAGAGCGGGAGCGCATCGCCGTCTTCGATAACGACGGCACGCTCTGGCAAGAGAAGCCGGCGGTGGAGGGCGCCTTCCTCGTGAAGCGTGTCCGCGAGATGGCCGCGAAGGACCCGTCTCTCCGGCGGCGGCAGCCCTTCAAGGCCGTGCTTGAAGGGGACGTCGACACCTTGATGGACGGCGGCGAGAAGACGCTGATGGAGCTGGTCGCCGCCACCCACGCGGACATGACGCAGGAGGAGTTCCAGGCAGAGGTGCGCCAGTTCCTGAAGACCGCCCGCCATCCGAAGCTCGGCGTGCCGTACACGCAGCTCGCCTACCAGCCCATGCTCGAATTGCTCCGGTACCTGCGCGACCACGGCTTCCAGACGTGGATCAGCTCGGGTGGCGGCATCGACTTCATGCGTGTCTTCTCCGAGTCCCTGTATGGCATTCCTCCCCAGCAGGTCATCGGCAGCAGCCTGGAGGAGAAGTTCGAGACGCGCGACGGCCAGGCCGTGTTGTGGCGCGAACCCCGCGTGGACCACATCAACGACAAGGCCGGCAAGCCGGTGGGCAATGACCTCCACGTGGGCAGGTCTCCGGTGCTCGTCGCGGGCAACGTCCGCAGCGGCGGTGACATCGCCATGCTGAAGGCCTCGCGGCTGCGGCACGGGCCCTCCTTCCAGTTGCTCATCAATCACGACGACGCGCGGCGTGAGTTCGCCTATCAGGAGAAGGACGGCGCCTCGTTGCGGGCGGCGAGGGAGGGTGGGTGGACCGTCGTCAGTATGCGCGACGACTGGAAGACGGTGTTCGCCGCGCCTGCTCCTCCGCGATGA